The DNA region tggactcctaactgagtgaagatcacggtgataggtggctcgtagcgagattcaacccaaGCTGACATGTACGTTCCTGTAAAGTttgggttagaaaagaaaaccagaggaacagacccgactggcacccgatgaagaaacgactctacgggaggctcccggtggtcttttggatcaaggtcggtggcattggactcctaactgagtgagaatcatgcctgcagtggtttcatgaggattggatATGTcaattttcctaaaatatgcaaagaaaaccggtaagaaaaaactggaaaaatttgtgaagggagaaaagagggaaatggcggtggtgcaaGGTTGGACGGCTCTTGGCACGCGACCACCTcatcacgggggagagtgagggttgtaaggaacccctagaaagtgatggcatgactcgccatagtcgtggggtggtggaaatgtcgaggaagcctGAGAAACCGTGAAAATGCCTATGGAactcggttctggacagagctggtttggcaagctggaagcttcaaattgcaaaactaacaccggaaatgaactcgggaggtcaaatacatgtgggatatgaagtttggttgaagttggctaaggttgggtggcggtcgccggaaaacgggatTGGTTTGGCCTTGTTTTGCCCGGTTTCTGGGTTGAGGAGGGGCTGCATGAATTCAGGAATTTTCTGAactttgagagggcttggagagggtttcctagagtgagaagactagagagatgatgggagttgagttgtgattaagttaatgacccaagaggcttttataggaaggctaatgatgcaaaattagaGAAACTAAGGGCTTGTTTAGTTTTAGGAtagtattttagaatcacaattctaacttaattctaaccactacaaaacaaaataactcatacaaagtcaaagagtgggccccatttataccacttttttccacaacaaaacaacataactcatacaaagtcaaagggtgggccccatttattccactcaaaatcaaaatcaaaatctgattttaaaatcatactatgaaatcaaacgcaaccTAAGATGGCGTTTGAAAATGAAgagtgattttagaatcacttTGAATCGTGATTTTGACCAAAATTGGTCAAACAAAGCTGGCCCCAAATATGTCCATTACAGAGAAATCCCCTGAACCCACCCCAGGCCCCCACCCCAACCTTTTCACCCAACCCCTCCTCATTCTTCCTCAGCGTTGCAGATCTCCTTGCCCAGGCCCCCCATTGATCTTCCTTATTCGGCAACGACTGCTGCCGAAGTCGATTCCACCTTCAATCGAGAACGCCCACCCGTCAGCTGGACATTGAAGCCGGCCCCTACCTCCCCGCGACTCCTGCATCGCCTCCCGTGTCGCCCCGGCCCGCCGAACTccttgatttcttcttcgtcAAACGACTTCTGATCCTGACGACTGTGCCAATAATCAAGAACGGCCACCCGTCAGCTGGAGATTGAAGCCAGCCCGAAATTCCCGAAGACTCCTGCATGTCCTCCCCTGTCACTGTGAGCAGAGCTACCTGAACGATAGCTTCGGGCCCCTACCTACCGAGCGTCTTCTTAAGCGGCCATTGCAGGAGCGAAATACCGCACAGTAACATATTACAAGGTATTTTCTCCAGCTAGCATTTCTCTGTTAGAATTTCGATTTGCGATTGGTTCAGCAGACGTTACCTGAATTAGGGTTCCGAAGGTTGCCCCTTGGTTCTGAGGATTTTGCTAGGCTAGGAGGGTTTTAGCAATGCTGGCAGAGAGGGCGAACAGAAATTATGAGGCCTAATCTGAgagggcaaaaaaaattatgaagcTCGGTGAGATTTGGCCTGCCTAATCTGAGAGGCCTGAAAGCATTGGGGGCGGAAATGTTCTTGCTCTGCCACTGAGCCTGTATTACATGTCTGCAATCGCCCCGAGAACTGTTGCTTGTATGCCTGATTCTTGCTTGTATGACTGATTCTTACATGTCTGCAAGCTGCTTAGTCCAACGTTTTTTCATTACCTGGTAGCAGTGGAGAAAGGCCAGACGTTGGTTTTATGTTTTGTCTGTTGTTGGGTATTATTGTGAATGCTACTCTCGTCTGTTATCTTAATTGCTAGCAGCAGTGTTACCTTGAGTATCAGCTAGTAACACTACTTGAGTAGTGCTGCTGATACTTTCAGatttcgagacgatgcaatCTTATGATTTGCAGAACATGTTATTTACCTGAACTGCGAAAATTTCACCTTATTCAGAGGCATAGCTGTAAGCACAGTAATAGCTACTTACTGTGCTTACAGATAACATATTATAGACTTGCCTGTTCTCTCGCATTAATTAGTCCTAATGTTAGCTGATCCTGTTGCGAACATCGATTGTTGCCTGCGAGTTGCTTCTATGTATGATTTTGGGTTCCTCATCTGTACGATAGTTCTTTGTTGTGCCTTGCTTGTATGACTGATTTTTGGTGCATCGCCTCTATGTGGATATGTTCCTTGTTAACCTTGATTGTTGTATGTGCTTGATAAGTTCTCTCTGAGATGGCTCCCAAGGGTGAAGGTATAGTTGAGTGGACTGACCAGCTCGAGGAAGCTTTAATCGAAATCATGGTTGATAAGTTCCAAAGGACGCACACATCTTCTTGGAAATGGAAGAACTGGGAACAGATGAATACAGAACTGGAACAGAAATTTCCTGGTGTGACTCTTGGCGCGGACAAGTTGAGGGCAAAATCACGGCGGATGAAGAGTCAGTACAGTCAGTTCACAGAGCTCATTCAGCACACTAGAGTAGGTTGGGATGAGCAGACCAACACTGTCAAGGCGAGTCCTGATATTTGGGACAAGTTTATCAGGGTACAATAACGATAAATCTTCACATTggcattcttttttttttttgcagtgTTGTCATTTTTAAGTACATTTGCTCGCGACTAACATGCAGAGGCACAGCAACTTCAAGATTTTCCGGGCAAAAGGCTGCAAGCATTATGAAGCCCTTCATCTGTTGTACAGATCTGCTACAGCAACAGGTGGTCTACGAATTTCTTCCACTGAGCCACCTAAGAGCCCTCGATCTTATGCACGGATGGAAGAGCAGTTTCTAGCAGGCCGCAACAGCCGTGGGAAAGAACCTATCGATCTTGAAGAGGGATCCGGCGACAGTGATGACGCGGCTCGTGAGCTTGATGACCCTGTCGTTACAGGGTCCAGGCGTCGCGTCAGGAAGAGAGGTTCGAACACGAACTCGCAGATGCAGGAGCTGATCGACTTGTACCGGGAAAGTATGAACAGAAAGGACAAAGGCAAAATATCTACTTAGCCAGATTCAAAGAAGAGCAAGTCCGTGACGAGCCCCGAGAAACCAGAGAAGCACAGCATCGAGGAAGCCGTTGATGTGCTTAACGAAATGCGGGGAACAATTTCAATGAATGAGTATTTTGCTAGTCTCGGCCGTATTACTGAGGATGAGCGTTGGCGTCGTGCGTTTGTGCGCATGTTCAATGAAGCTCGGCGCGAATGGTTACGACGCCTAGTTGCAAGTTGAAGGGCCGAACGCTCCCCTTCTAACACTGCGTTTGTTATATACTTGTCTACTTTCAATTTATGACTGCATTCtcgaaacattttgtatttgCTGTGTTTTAACCTGCTTGACTAATTGCTTTGTCAGAATCTCTGTTATGTGTCCCTATATACTTCCTATTTATGTTACAGTCATTCGTGCATTATTCCTTTCTGCAAATAGCTTTTATAATATGTTCCGTTGTTTGTCGCTATAGTCCATCAACTTTACCGGAAGACACAATGACAACCACCGGAAACTCAGCACCATATGATGATGACTCAAGTGATGACGACGACTACAACCCACTAGATTTGGCTGTCCTTCTGTCTGTACAGGCAGCAGCATCTGAACATGTCCCCCGTAGACGGCCATGTAGAACTTCATGACTAAGAGGCAGAGAGTACATTCACGAAGTGCTATCTAATGACACACGGTGTTTTGAGAATTTCAGGATGGAGCCTCACCTATTTCATAATTTGTGCGACACATTAAGAGAAAACCGTAACATTCAAAATACTGGGCATGGTATGACCGTCGAGGAGATGCTCGGAATGTTCTTGCTCGTAGTTGCACATAGTACTCGACTATCTGTTGTTGCCGAACGCTTCCAGCATTCCAAGGAGACTGTCAGCCGTGTATTCAATTTAATACTTGAAGGAATGCAATCCTTGGTGGCAACGTACGTAAGACCTAGGAACGTGGAGGAGCAACCCGAATTTCGG from Punica granatum isolate Tunisia-2019 chromosome 3, ASM765513v2, whole genome shotgun sequence includes:
- the LOC116200445 gene encoding uncharacterized protein LOC116200445 — its product is MAPKGEGIVEWTDQLEEALIEIMVDKFQRTHTSSWKWKNWEQMNTELEQKFPGVTLGADKLRAKSRRMKSQYSQFTELIQHTRVGWDEQTNTVKASPDIWDKFIRRHSNFKIFRAKGCKHYEALHLLYRSATATGGLRISSTEPPKSPRSYARMEEQFLAGRNSRGKEPIDLEEGSGDSDDAARELDDPVVTGSRRRVRKRGSNTNSQMQELIDFPSTLPEDTMTTTGNSAPYDDDSSDDDDYNPLDLAVLLSVQAAASEHVPRRRPCRTS